The following are encoded together in the Natator depressus isolate rNatDep1 chromosome 10, rNatDep2.hap1, whole genome shotgun sequence genome:
- the LOC141994442 gene encoding forkhead box protein J1-B-like, translating into MPILASPDIAARFKEKWLLLHPEDRDNVGGAVTLDDSLTSLQWLQDFSIVTADPERPPVPSHPLHQPPQQLFQGSEAPASPPAGDTAAKGMPLRLGKPTSTATSPSTSYLPGLGAAVIDYKSNPGVKPPYSYATLICMALQASKQAKVTLSAIYSWIMENFCYYRHAEPSWQNSIRHNLSLNKCFRKVPRQKDEPGKGGFWEIDPQYADMFVNGVFKRRRPLAAPYSPPRQHPAVPAPEAGCSLLSPIPHLGDRQPGHTPHQAAHGPLHQHGQRCPLLDASSPPPKRGCPATRTAPSPLLPSSGRDAEALRGDFDWADAFDDVFRGNGSNFEDLDINAALSSLATEMDLAVQGNYIPPAGKWGALATNHPSPGASHWEDFTPFADTPQHPWEEARGEALGNPWGFEQGFNFCDSFLSEMQPWDKVDAFM; encoded by the exons ATGCCCATCCTCGCCTCGCCTGACATCGCTGCCCGGTTCAAGGAgaagtggctgctgctgcaccctgagGACCGGGACAATGTGGGTGGGGCCGTGACCTTGGACGACAGCCTCACCAGCCTGCAGTGGCTCCAAGACTTTTCTATCGTCACCGCTGATCCGGAGAGACCACCTGTCCCCAGccaccctctccaccagcctCCCCAGCAGCTCTTCCAAGGGTCTGAGGCCCCGGCCAGCCCACCAGCAGGAGACACTGCAGCCAAGGGGATGCCCCTGCGCCTCGGCAAACCCACCTCCACAGCCACCTCCCCTAGCACCAGCTACCTTCCCGGCCTCGGCGCGGCAGTGATTGATTACAAGAGCAACCCTGGGGTGAAGCCCCCTTACTCCTACGCCACCCTCATCTGCATGGCTCTGCAGGCCAGCAAGCAGGCCAAGGTCACCTTGTCAGCCATCTACAGCTGGATCATGGAGAACTTCTGCTACTACCGGCATGCTGAGCCCAGCTGGCAG AACTCCATCCGGCACAACCTGTCCTTGAACAAATGCTTCCGGAAGGTGCCGCGGCAGAAAGACGAGCCGGGCAAGGGGGGCTTCTGGGAGATCGACCCGCAGTATGCCGATATGTTCGTCAACGGTGTGTTCAAGCGGAGACGGCCCCTGGCCGCGCCCTACAGCCCGCCACGGCAGCACCCCGCCGTGCCCGCCCCAGAGGCTGGGTGCAGCCTCTTGTCCCCCATTCCTCACCTGGGGGACAGGCAGCCAGGGCACACCCCTCACCAGGCTGCCCACGGCCCTCTGCACCAGCATGGCCAACGCTGCCCCTTGCTGGATGCCTCCAGCCCTCCGCCGAAGCGCGGCTGCCCAGCAACCAGAACTGCCCCGTCCCCTCTGCTGCCCTCTAGTGGCAGAGACGCAGAGGCCCTGCGGGGAGATTTCGACTGGGCCGATGCCTTTGACGACGTCTTCCGGGGAAACGGCAGCAATTTTGAGGACCTGGATATTAACGCAGCGCTCAGCTCGCTGGCCACAGAGATGGACCTTGCCGTGCAAGGCAACTACATACCCCCTGCTGGCAAGTGGGGCGCTCTGGCTACCAATCACCCCAGCCCAGGGGCTTCCCACTGGGAGGATTTCACCCCCTTTGCCgacaccccccagcacccctgggagGAGGCGAGGGGGGAGGCACTCGGCAACCCCTGGGGCTTTGAGCAGGGTTTCAACTTCTGTGACAGCTTCCTCAGCGAGATGCAGCCCTGGGACAAAGTCGATGCCTTCATGTGA